Genomic segment of Oscillatoria salina IIICB1:
CCTCCCCCTCCTCCCCATCTTCCCCCTCCTCCCCATCTCCCTTTCCTATCGCTAGAAAGATGAAGCGTCGAAGATTTTTTGCTGCAATGAAGATAAGTTAGGTAATTATTTCCGGTAATTTAAACCACAATCTACAATCGTAAACCCAATCACAGCTAAGGTTTTACGAGTTGATTTGGTTGATAACCTTTATTGGGGACTCTCGATTGTCAGAGATGCTGAATCTAGGTTTTTCGAGAAATAACGAAAAATTTCCTTCCCACTATGGTGTGACATGAGAGCGTCTGTTAAGTGAATTGTAAGTTAAGTTGAGGAAAGAGTTTATATGGCACTTTTGTCTAAAAATGAACTAGAAACATTGGTAAACTCCGCCAAAGGGCATTGTGTCTCGATTTATATGCCGACGGTGGAAGCGGGACAAGAAATTAGACAAAATCCCATTCGTTTCAAGAATTTAATGGGAGAAGCGGAGAAAGGTTTAATCGCTAATGGATTAGATCGTGCTGAGGCGGTAAGGTTTCTCGAACCTGCATGGCAGTTAGATAATGTTAATTTCTGGCGTTACCAAAATCACGGACTGGTAATTTTCCTAGCGGATAATTTTATTCGCTATTACCGCGTACCCCAGGAATTTGCAGAATTGGTCGTGGTTGGTTCTCGTTTCCATCTCAAACCTTTGCTACCCTTACTAACTGGTGATGGTCAATTCTATGTTTTAGGTTTGTCGCAAAATCAAGTTCGCTTGCTTGAAGGAACGCGCGATCGCATTCAAGAGGTTAATCTCAATAGTCTCGAAGAAGTTCCTCAGTCTTTGGCGGAAGCTTTGAAATACGATGACCCGGAAAAACAAGTTCAATATCATAGTAGTGATGGCGGTCAGGGTGTCGGTTTCCCTAGTCCGATTTATCACGGTCAAGGAGTTGGTACGACTGAGGATAAGGAAAATATTAAACGCTTTTTCGATAAACTTGATGCTGGTTTACAAGAGTTTCTGCGATCGCGCGAAGTTCCTTTGGTTTTGGCTGGTGTAGAATATCTCCAACCGATTTATCAGGAAACGAATAGTTATCCTCATTTACTCGCTGAGGGAATTAATGGTAATCCAGAAAATATGGTTCCCCAAGATTTGCACGACCAAGCTTGGGCGATCGTCCAACCCCATTTCCAACAAGCACAAAAAGATGCTGCTAATCGCTTTCACGAGTTTGCCGGTAATTCACCAGAGGTAGTCTCTAGCGATGTTTCCGAAATTGTGAAAGCTGCTTTCTACCAGCGTGTGGATACTTTATTCGTTACTGTCGGACATCAGCAGTGGGGGAAGTTTAACCGAGAAAATAATGCGGTTGAGTTACACGATTCCGAACAACCAGGAGACGAAGATTTATTGGATTTAGCGGCGCTGCATACCTTACTCAACGGCGGTACAGTTTTTGCGATCGCACCTCATCATCTGGACACACCCGCACCTCTAGCGGCTATTTTCCGTTACTAATCTCTCCTCGGGGCTTAAACTCCCCTCTACCCCTTCAGGGAACTATCCCTCCATACCACCGTCTTTTCTCGTGGAGACAAAAAATTCCCCTTTTTTCCCACCCATGACTAACACCGTAGCCTCTCTCAGCTACTACCTTCCCCTTTATACCCAAATCGCTCATTCTCGCTCATTCTCGCTCATTCTCGCTTATACTTCTAAAAACTCCCTTTTTCTTAAGACAAACAAAATTCTGACAGCAAACCGCCGCAAACCCCCAAAAACGCCTTTTTTTCCGGATGCGTCTAACCGCCTTTTTGTATACTAGATCGTAAAGACTCTCAGTATATCTAAGTAATTGATCTTGGGCTTTAATGCCTGAAATGCTTACTGGATAACCTTTTGGGAGATACGTTAGTCACTTAAGATTCTGGGAGCGAGTATAAAATTATACTTGGGCAGGGGTCTTTTGTTTCCAGCGATTTTTAAATTATATACTTACTTGGGCAAAAATGGCAAAAAAAAATTACGCAATGTTTCTCTATTTTCGACGTTTTTTAGACTACCAATGCTTATTTTTTCTCGCATTGTTACTAACTTTACTCAATGGAACAATAAAACAAGTTGCGGCACAAGTC
This window contains:
- a CDS encoding baeRF7 domain-containing protein, whose protein sequence is MALLSKNELETLVNSAKGHCVSIYMPTVEAGQEIRQNPIRFKNLMGEAEKGLIANGLDRAEAVRFLEPAWQLDNVNFWRYQNHGLVIFLADNFIRYYRVPQEFAELVVVGSRFHLKPLLPLLTGDGQFYVLGLSQNQVRLLEGTRDRIQEVNLNSLEEVPQSLAEALKYDDPEKQVQYHSSDGGQGVGFPSPIYHGQGVGTTEDKENIKRFFDKLDAGLQEFLRSREVPLVLAGVEYLQPIYQETNSYPHLLAEGINGNPENMVPQDLHDQAWAIVQPHFQQAQKDAANRFHEFAGNSPEVVSSDVSEIVKAAFYQRVDTLFVTVGHQQWGKFNRENNAVELHDSEQPGDEDLLDLAALHTLLNGGTVFAIAPHHLDTPAPLAAIFRY